One Lusitaniella coriacea LEGE 07157 DNA segment encodes these proteins:
- the thiD gene encoding bifunctional hydroxymethylpyrimidine kinase/phosphomethylpyrimidine kinase produces MTKIALTIAGSDSGGGAGIQADLRTFAFHCVHGTSALTCVTAQNTVGVDRVDALPPEAVTAQIGAVLGDIAVQGVKTGMLLNAEIIEAVAEAVEKWKLTPLVVDPVMVSRTGVQLIDDRAIAQLKQKLIPKATLITPNRYEAQILSGLAVNTIEEMKAAAKKIYQLGTSGVLVKGGAMQGALRGTDVWFDGQTLEILTSEIVDTPHTHGTGCTLSAAIAANLALGKSPLPAIQQAKKYVTTALNYALAIGRGTGPVGHFFPLVQRSMVE; encoded by the coding sequence ATGACAAAAATCGCTTTGACCATTGCGGGTTCGGATAGTGGTGGAGGTGCGGGGATTCAGGCAGATTTGCGAACCTTCGCGTTTCATTGCGTCCACGGAACGAGCGCTCTAACCTGTGTAACCGCACAAAATACGGTAGGAGTCGATCGCGTGGATGCACTGCCCCCAGAGGCGGTTACAGCGCAAATTGGTGCGGTTTTAGGGGATATAGCAGTACAAGGGGTCAAAACGGGAATGCTGCTCAATGCCGAGATTATTGAAGCAGTTGCTGAGGCAGTGGAAAAGTGGAAGTTAACGCCCTTGGTGGTCGATCCGGTGATGGTTTCCCGTACGGGAGTACAATTGATCGACGATCGCGCGATTGCACAACTCAAGCAAAAATTGATCCCTAAAGCCACCCTCATCACCCCCAATCGCTATGAAGCCCAAATCCTCAGCGGTTTAGCTGTGAATACCATCGAGGAGATGAAAGCGGCAGCAAAAAAAATTTATCAGCTCGGCACATCGGGCGTATTGGTTAAAGGAGGCGCAATGCAAGGCGCGTTGCGCGGGACAGACGTGTGGTTTGACGGACAAACGTTAGAAATCTTAACAAGCGAAATCGTAGATACGCCCCATACTCACGGTACAGGCTGTACGTTAAGCGCCGCGATCGCGGCAAACCTCGCCCTCGGAAAATCGCCCCTCCCCGCCATCCAGCAAGCAAAAAAATATGTCACCACCGCTCTAAACTATGCTTTAGCCATCGGTCGAGGAACGGGGCCTGTCGGACACTTTTTCCCCCTCGTGCAGAGAAGTATGGTTGAATAG
- the ftsZ gene encoding cell division protein FtsZ → MTLDSKLGLNQTHGEQPEHTDISVSVENNYPFNSAGLPFLQDNDFKANPGQETRSDDIVPGNVARIKVIGVGGGGCNAVNRMIASDVSGVEFWAINTDAQALALAAAPKRLQLGQKITRGLGAGGNPAIGQKAAEESRDEIAQALENTDLVFITSGMGGGTGTGAAPIVAEVAKEMGCLTVAIVTRPFTFEGRRRTTQAEEGISALQGRVDTLIIIPNNKLLEVIAPETPVQQAFLIADDILRQGVQGISDIIVIPGLVNVDFADVRAVMADAGSALMGIGSGSGKSRAREAAVMAISSPLLESSIEGAKGVVFNITGGSDLTLHEVNMAAETIYETVDPNANIIFGAVIDEKMQGEIRITVIATGFTGEPQKSPPPARVVTTPSRPIAPPPATTPRSAPSESDSGNKGTGLDIPEFLRRRRGFPRQ, encoded by the coding sequence ATGACACTTGATAGTAAACTAGGGCTAAATCAAACTCATGGCGAGCAGCCCGAACACACAGATATTTCAGTAAGCGTGGAAAATAATTATCCTTTTAATAGCGCTGGGTTACCTTTTTTACAAGATAACGACTTTAAGGCGAATCCCGGACAAGAGACGAGGAGTGACGATATCGTGCCAGGTAATGTTGCCAGAATTAAAGTAATTGGTGTTGGCGGTGGCGGTTGCAATGCCGTTAACCGCATGATAGCTAGCGATGTTTCTGGCGTTGAATTTTGGGCGATTAATACCGATGCTCAAGCTCTTGCTCTCGCTGCGGCTCCGAAACGCTTGCAGCTCGGTCAAAAAATCACCAGAGGCTTAGGTGCGGGTGGAAATCCAGCCATCGGTCAAAAGGCGGCTGAAGAGTCTAGAGACGAAATTGCCCAAGCCCTAGAAAATACAGACCTCGTTTTTATCACCTCCGGTATGGGGGGCGGGACGGGAACGGGCGCAGCTCCTATCGTGGCTGAAGTTGCGAAGGAAATGGGATGCCTGACGGTTGCGATTGTCACTCGCCCCTTTACCTTTGAAGGTCGTCGTCGCACCACCCAAGCAGAAGAAGGGATTTCCGCCTTACAAGGGCGCGTGGACACTCTAATTATTATTCCCAATAACAAATTATTGGAAGTTATTGCGCCAGAAACCCCCGTACAGCAAGCATTTTTGATCGCTGATGATATTTTGCGTCAAGGGGTACAAGGCATCTCCGATATCATTGTCATCCCCGGATTGGTGAATGTAGACTTTGCGGACGTGCGAGCAGTCATGGCAGATGCGGGTTCGGCACTGATGGGAATTGGTTCGGGTTCTGGCAAATCTCGCGCTAGAGAAGCAGCAGTGATGGCAATTTCTTCGCCATTATTGGAATCATCCATTGAAGGGGCAAAAGGTGTTGTTTTCAACATTACTGGAGGCAGCGACCTCACCCTACACGAAGTCAATATGGCGGCGGAAACAATTTATGAAACCGTCGATCCTAATGCGAATATTATCTTCGGGGCGGTGATTGACGAAAAGATGCAAGGCGAGATTCGGATTACGGTGATTGCCACGGGGTTTACCGGAGAGCCGCAAAAATCGCCTCCTCCTGCTAGGGTTGTGACAACGCCCAGTCGCCCGATTGCACCTCCTCCTGCAACGACTCCGAGAAGTGCGCCTTCAGAATCGGATTCTGGAAATAAGGGGACGGGATTGGATATTCCTGAATTCCTGCGACGGCGCAGAGGATTTCCTCGACAGTAG
- a CDS encoding carbamoyltransferase family protein — protein MNILGISAYYHDSATALVRDGQILAAVQEERFTRKKHDARFPINGIEYCLSTAQIDLKHLDYIVFYEKPLITFERLLETYIAYAPQGFRSFIAAMSVWLQEKLYLKTVLKKQLAKLGNCKTKDLPPLLFAEHHQSHAASAFFPSPFQNAAVLCLDAVGEWATTSLWLGEGNQLTPIWEIDFPHSLGMLYSAFTYYTGFRVNSGEYKLMGLAPYGEPKYVDVILNNLLDLKSDGTFRLNMDYFNYATGLTMTNSKFDRLLGSPPRKPESKITQREMDIAASIQKVTEEVVLRLSRTARKDTGSDNLCLAGGVALNCVANGRILREGEFKDIWIQPAAGDAGGALGAALATWYQYLDNPRQVSGSDAMQGSYLGPHFKDEEIRQYLDDVRANYQHLDDEQLMPQLAEILAKGNVVGWFQGRMEFGPRALGGRSIIGDPRNVKMQSVMNLKIKYRESFRPFAPSVLAERVSDYFAIDRASPYMLLVAPVQKELHLSMTEEQQQLFGIEKLNVPRSQIPAITHVDYSARIQTVHPKTNPRYYELIRQFEAKTGCGILVNTSFNVRGEPIVCTPEDAYRCFMRTEMDYLVLENYLLAKSEQPQWQKDESWKQEFELD, from the coding sequence ATGAACATCCTCGGCATTTCCGCCTACTACCACGACAGTGCAACCGCCCTCGTTCGAGACGGTCAAATTCTCGCCGCAGTCCAAGAAGAACGCTTCACCCGAAAAAAGCACGATGCCCGATTTCCCATCAACGGGATCGAATATTGCCTCAGCACCGCCCAAATTGACCTAAAACACCTCGATTACATTGTTTTTTACGAAAAACCTCTCATCACCTTTGAGCGCCTCCTAGAAACCTATATCGCCTACGCACCTCAAGGATTCCGCTCCTTCATCGCGGCAATGTCTGTTTGGTTACAAGAAAAGCTCTACCTCAAAACCGTTCTCAAAAAACAACTCGCCAAACTCGGCAACTGCAAAACCAAAGACCTTCCCCCCCTACTCTTCGCCGAACACCACCAATCCCACGCCGCATCCGCTTTCTTCCCCAGTCCCTTTCAAAACGCCGCAGTTCTTTGTCTCGATGCTGTCGGAGAATGGGCAACCACCTCCCTCTGGTTGGGAGAGGGCAACCAACTCACGCCCATTTGGGAAATCGACTTTCCCCACTCCTTGGGAATGCTCTACTCTGCCTTCACCTACTACACCGGATTTAGAGTAAACTCCGGCGAGTACAAACTCATGGGACTTGCCCCCTACGGCGAACCCAAATACGTCGATGTCATCCTCAACAATCTCTTAGACCTCAAATCCGATGGCACATTTCGGTTGAACATGGACTACTTCAACTACGCCACAGGTCTAACCATGACTAACTCAAAGTTTGACCGCCTTTTGGGTTCCCCGCCTCGCAAACCAGAAAGCAAGATAACCCAACGGGAGATGGATATTGCCGCATCCATTCAAAAAGTCACAGAAGAAGTCGTTCTGCGCTTATCTCGCACCGCCCGTAAAGATACCGGAAGCGATAACCTCTGTCTTGCAGGCGGCGTTGCGCTTAACTGCGTCGCCAACGGGCGCATTTTGCGGGAAGGGGAATTTAAGGATATTTGGATTCAACCCGCCGCAGGGGATGCAGGAGGGGCATTGGGTGCGGCTTTAGCCACTTGGTATCAATACTTGGATAACCCGCGTCAGGTTAGCGGTTCCGATGCAATGCAAGGATCTTATTTAGGACCCCATTTCAAGGATGAGGAGATTCGTCAGTATCTAGATGACGTGCGAGCCAATTACCAGCATTTGGACGATGAGCAATTAATGCCGCAACTGGCAGAAATTCTCGCAAAGGGGAATGTGGTGGGTTGGTTTCAAGGGCGGATGGAATTTGGTCCCCGCGCCTTGGGAGGGCGTTCGATTATCGGCGACCCACGCAATGTCAAAATGCAGTCGGTGATGAATCTGAAAATCAAGTACCGCGAGTCATTTCGTCCTTTTGCACCGTCGGTACTTGCAGAGCGAGTTTCCGATTATTTCGCGATCGATCGCGCGAGCCCCTATATGCTATTGGTTGCCCCCGTACAAAAAGAACTACACCTTTCTATGACAGAGGAGCAACAGCAATTATTTGGCATCGAAAAGCTTAATGTTCCCCGTTCCCAAATCCCAGCCATTACCCACGTAGATTATTCCGCGCGGATTCAAACCGTACACCCCAAAACCAACCCGCGCTATTACGAATTAATTCGTCAGTTTGAAGCAAAAACCGGATGCGGCATATTGGTCAATACCTCCTTTAACGTGCGAGGAGAACCGATTGTCTGTACGCCAGAGGATGCTTATCGCTGCTTCATGCGCACGGAAATGGATTATTTAGTATTGGAGAACTATTTATTAGCAAAATCAGAACAACCCCAATGGCAAAAAGATGAGTCCTGGAAACAAGAATTTGAGTTGGATTAA
- a CDS encoding M23 family metallopeptidase, whose protein sequence is MIMPDWGWLSRGALLGLLGTTVLTVLFSIGGNKEKTVSEVLQSQNSALAPLTIPNQLKRQEVPVPTALISYAMKNAGTSPTRSLSEVLKQSDSGVAANSKPAVARPVEPIVPYNQLFATPVSLGMLAIGSAEGTYRVYREDGTLFVEQTSLYYGHTDPGNLSWGQRVTNYGPCSDQSRSGGNIELAEQMCLERARQQLPTNLADLRSAGIDPGQDIEALINTADLYNQAKQIHSRRFPEALTMAQRGGLKGIEAIAWARTASFYLNENGELDLENGENKASGLLGICARENRPVTEWECVHHDQMRRTREIAKTIAHYFQIPDSSALMARQAATQSASTSLASTNSKSATKLEYQFPAEGRISKAFSSAGKKRHPGVDIAAPEGTPVVAAADGEVIAAGLGNNEQVVRVAGNGWGRALVIIVAHPNGERTLYAHNQRNLVLVGQKVKQGQTIARVGKTGDATQPHLHFELHRSGKSINPLNFIQFD, encoded by the coding sequence ATGATTATGCCTGATTGGGGTTGGTTATCGCGGGGAGCATTGCTGGGTTTATTGGGAACAACGGTACTCACCGTACTCTTTTCAATAGGAGGCAATAAGGAGAAAACCGTTAGCGAAGTTCTACAGTCCCAAAATTCAGCCCTAGCACCATTAACGATCCCAAATCAGCTCAAGCGGCAAGAAGTTCCCGTGCCAACGGCTTTAATTAGCTATGCCATGAAAAATGCGGGAACATCCCCCACTCGTTCCTTGAGCGAGGTGCTAAAACAATCCGATTCCGGGGTTGCTGCCAACTCAAAACCCGCAGTCGCTCGGCCCGTCGAGCCGATTGTTCCCTACAATCAACTGTTCGCCACGCCGGTTTCTCTGGGGATGTTGGCAATTGGGAGTGCAGAGGGAACCTATCGCGTCTATCGCGAAGATGGAACCCTTTTTGTCGAACAAACTTCCCTTTACTACGGTCATACAGACCCCGGTAATTTATCTTGGGGACAGAGAGTGACCAATTACGGTCCCTGTAGCGACCAAAGTCGTAGCGGGGGGAATATCGAGCTTGCAGAGCAGATGTGCTTGGAGAGAGCGCGCCAGCAACTACCGACCAATCTTGCAGATTTAAGATCCGCCGGGATCGATCCCGGTCAAGATATTGAGGCATTGATCAATACCGCCGATCTTTACAACCAGGCGAAACAAATCCATTCTCGACGATTTCCCGAAGCGCTGACAATGGCACAGCGCGGGGGATTGAAAGGAATTGAGGCGATCGCGTGGGCGCGAACCGCCTCTTTTTATCTCAATGAGAACGGCGAACTCGACCTGGAAAATGGCGAAAATAAAGCGAGCGGTTTGTTGGGAATTTGTGCGAGAGAAAATCGCCCGGTAACAGAGTGGGAGTGCGTTCACCACGATCAGATGCGCCGGACGCGCGAAATTGCCAAAACCATTGCTCACTATTTCCAAATCCCCGACTCTTCTGCGTTGATGGCTCGGCAAGCCGCGACACAATCTGCTTCGACCTCTCTTGCATCGACCAATTCCAAAAGTGCGACCAAACTTGAATACCAATTCCCTGCCGAAGGTCGTATCAGCAAAGCATTTAGTTCTGCTGGGAAAAAACGCCATCCAGGAGTGGATATTGCCGCACCGGAAGGAACCCCGGTTGTCGCCGCAGCTGATGGCGAAGTCATTGCCGCAGGACTCGGTAATAACGAACAAGTGGTTCGCGTTGCGGGAAATGGTTGGGGGAGAGCCTTAGTGATAATTGTTGCCCATCCCAATGGCGAGCGAACCCTGTACGCTCACAATCAAAGGAATTTAGTCCTCGTCGGACAAAAGGTGAAGCAGGGACAAACAATCGCGCGTGTGGGGAAAACCGGAGATGCAACTCAACCTCATTTGCACTTCGAGCTACACAGAAGCGGTAAATCAATCAATCCGCTTAATTTCATTCAGTTTGATTGA
- a CDS encoding permease: protein MNQLYNSFTLFLSLLVEAIPFLLLGVLLSSALLFFVDERKLMAYLPRNPFFGAVVGSCVGFLFPVCECGNVPVARRLLTQGAPTSVAIGFLLAAPTINPVVIWSTWVAFQDVQVVVLRVVFSLIIAVVAGSLFSVQKDPRPMLQPELAQRVLVVRELDKKAKARKAPAPEVPTLLQSGTFLLGRGDSPIRLEEAAFNPNEKKPQWREKFSLFLNTAVQELRELGGMLILGSAIAAAIQVLAPRELVLSLGHGPITSILAMILLAAIVSICSTVDAFFVLAFASTFTTGSLLAFMVFGPTIDIKAIGLLLSIFKPRMVLYLFAIAAQLTIILTLSYSYFF from the coding sequence ATGAATCAGCTTTATAACAGCTTTACTCTATTTTTGAGTCTGTTGGTGGAGGCAATCCCTTTCCTGTTGCTGGGGGTTTTGCTCTCTAGCGCGCTGCTTTTTTTTGTGGACGAGCGTAAATTGATGGCGTATTTACCTCGCAATCCTTTTTTCGGTGCAGTTGTGGGCAGTTGCGTGGGTTTTTTGTTCCCCGTGTGCGAGTGCGGCAATGTTCCGGTTGCTCGACGACTCTTAACCCAAGGCGCTCCCACGTCTGTTGCCATTGGCTTTTTATTGGCAGCACCGACCATTAATCCCGTGGTGATTTGGTCAACATGGGTTGCATTTCAAGATGTGCAAGTCGTGGTGTTGCGAGTTGTTTTTTCTTTAATCATTGCGGTTGTTGCGGGGTCTTTATTTAGCGTGCAAAAAGATCCGCGTCCCATGTTGCAACCGGAGTTAGCTCAACGGGTTTTGGTTGTGAGGGAGTTGGATAAGAAAGCGAAAGCGCGCAAAGCACCTGCCCCAGAAGTCCCGACGCTGTTGCAATCGGGAACGTTTTTGTTGGGACGAGGAGACAGCCCGATACGGCTGGAGGAGGCGGCTTTTAACCCGAACGAGAAAAAACCGCAATGGCGCGAGAAATTCAGTTTGTTCCTCAATACTGCGGTGCAGGAGTTGCGAGAGTTGGGAGGAATGCTGATTCTCGGCAGCGCGATCGCGGCAGCCATTCAAGTCTTAGCTCCTCGCGAGCTGGTCTTAAGCCTGGGACACGGCCCGATTACTTCGATCCTGGCAATGATCCTCCTGGCGGCAATTGTCTCCATCTGCTCGACGGTGGATGCGTTTTTTGTATTGGCGTTTGCCTCGACCTTCACTACGGGGTCTTTGCTAGCATTTATGGTTTTTGGCCCGACAATCGATATCAAAGCGATCGGTTTGCTCTTGTCGATTTTTAAACCGAGAATGGTTCTCTACCTGTTCGCGATCGCGGCACAACTGACCATTATCCTCACCCTATCCTACAGTTACTTTTTCTAA